TGAGCCGGCGCCGTACGCTGACGGTGGAGCGCAGGCCGGTGAGCAGGCGCTTCGCGCACGCCGGCACCGGGTGCCCGCTCCCCAGGAGCCGGAGTCCGGAGAGCCGGAGTCCGTGGTGCCGGAGCCCGTGCTCCCGGAGGAGGCGCTCCCGCGGCCGACGTGGGACTTCGACCCCAGGCCGCGGGGGAGGCGTGCGGCACCACCGCCGGACGATTCGCCCGACAGCGGCGAACGCGGGGTGGAGTGGGCACCGCGCAGGCGGCGTCACGCCACTCCGGAGTCCGACGACACGCACCACGCCGACGAGGGTCGGGCGACCGAGGAGGAATGAGTGTCAGGTCACTCCAAGTGGGCTACCACGAAGCACAAGAAGGCCGTCGTCGACGCGCGGCGCGGCAAGCTCTTCGCGAAGCTCACCAAGAACGTCGAGGTCGCCGCGCGGCTGGGTGGCGCCGACCTCTCCGGTAACCCGACCCTCTACGACGCCGTGCAGAAGGCCAAGAAGAGCTCGGTGCCCAACGACAACATCGACCGGGCGATCAAGCGCGGCGCCGGGCTCGAGGCCGGAGGCGCCCAGTACGAGACGATCATGTACGAGGGCTACGCGCCCGGCGGTGTCGCCGTGCTCATCGAGTGCCTGACCGACAACCGCAACCGCGCGGCGTCCGACGTGCGTACGGCGGTCACCCGCAACGGCGGCTCGATGGGTGACCCGGGCTCCGTCGCGTACATGTTCAGCCGCAAGGGCGTCGTGGTCGTGCCGAAGTCCGGCGATCTGTCCGAGGACGAGATCCTCGACGCCGTCCTCGACGCCGGCGCGGAGGAGGTCAACGACCTCGACGAGGCGTTCGAGGTGGTCTCGGAGGCGGGCGAGGTGGTCGGCGTGCGCACCGCGCTGCAGGAGGCCGGCATCGACTACGAGTCGGCCGAGGCGAGCTTCGTCCCGAGCGTCACCGTCCCGCTCGACGAGTCCAACGCCAAGCAGGTCTTCCGGCTCATCGAGGCCCTCGAGGACAGCGACGACGTCCAGAACGTCTACGCCAACTTCGACGTGTCCGACGAGGTCATGGAGAAGGTCGGCTGACGCGTCACGCCGCGAGACGTCGGCGGGTCGGCTGGCCCGCGCCGTCCCGGGTCGGTACGTTCGTGCCGAACATCTGTTCGGGCGAGAGGGTGTCAGCGTGTTGCGTGTGCTCGGGGTCGATCCTGGGCTGACCCGGTGCGGGCTCGCCGTCGTCGACGGCGCTCCCGGACGCAAGCCGGTGCTCTGCGAGGTCGGCGTCGTCCGTACGCCTGCCGGTCACGAGCTCGGCGAGCGGCTGGTGGCGATCGAGGCCGTGGTCGAGGAGTGGCTCGACCGGTGGCAGCCGGGTGCGGTCGCGGTGGAGCGCGTGTTCAGCCAGCACAACGTCCGCACCGTCATGGGCACCGCCCAGGCGGGTGCGGTTGCCGTGCTCGGCGCGGCGCGGCGCGGGCTGCCGGTCGCGTTCCACACCCCGAGTGAGGTGAAGGCGTCGATCACCGGCAGCGGCCGGGCCGACAAGGCGCAGGTGGGCCTCATGGTCGCGCGGCTGCTGTCGCTGGCCGAGGCGCCGGCGCCGGCGGACGCGTCCGACGCCGCCGCGCTCGCCATCTGTCATCTCTGGCGGGGAGCGGGTCAGGCGCGGGTCGCCGCCGCCCGCAAGGCCGCGGTGGGGAGAGCATCGTGATCGCGTTCGTGTCGGGGCGGGTGGCCGCCCTCGCGCCGGACTCCGCCGTGGTCGAGGTCGGCGGCGTCGGCCTCACCGTCCAGTGCACGCCGGGCACCCTCGCCGGCCTGCGCCTCACCGAGCCGGCCAGGCTGGCGACGGCGCTGATAGTCCGCGAGGACTCCCTGACCCTCTACGGCTTCGCCGACGAGGACGAGCGCGTGGTGTTCGAGATCCTGCAGACGGTCAGCGGCG
The window above is part of the Streptosporangiales bacterium genome. Proteins encoded here:
- a CDS encoding YebC/PmpR family DNA-binding transcriptional regulator, with translation MSGHSKWATTKHKKAVVDARRGKLFAKLTKNVEVAARLGGADLSGNPTLYDAVQKAKKSSVPNDNIDRAIKRGAGLEAGGAQYETIMYEGYAPGGVAVLIECLTDNRNRAASDVRTAVTRNGGSMGDPGSVAYMFSRKGVVVVPKSGDLSEDEILDAVLDAGAEEVNDLDEAFEVVSEAGEVVGVRTALQEAGIDYESAEASFVPSVTVPLDESNAKQVFRLIEALEDSDDVQNVYANFDVSDEVMEKVG
- the ruvC gene encoding crossover junction endodeoxyribonuclease RuvC, producing the protein MRVLGVDPGLTRCGLAVVDGAPGRKPVLCEVGVVRTPAGHELGERLVAIEAVVEEWLDRWQPGAVAVERVFSQHNVRTVMGTAQAGAVAVLGAARRGLPVAFHTPSEVKASITGSGRADKAQVGLMVARLLSLAEAPAPADASDAAALAICHLWRGAGQARVAAARKAAVGRAS